A genomic stretch from Pseudomonas alkylphenolica includes:
- a CDS encoding putative bifunctional diguanylate cyclase/phosphodiesterase, giving the protein MDDNYRTAVDAAAIFSETDLSGRITYVNEQFCSISGYRRDELLGANHRILNSGLHDPAFFDGMWRALVAGKAWKGEICNRAKDGSLYWVDSTMVPLIDPATGQVRKYVSIRFDVTEKRQLLHTLQWRVGHDVLTGLPNRAYLSDLLNQALEFSRREDIALAVCMLDLDGFKAVNDGYGHASGDLLLVEVANRLKGILRGGDAVARLSGDEFVLILRHVQDPAQLQLALQRVLKAIAAPYSIRDREVSVSASIGVTLFPLDNEDADTLVRHADQALYVAKQSGRNRYHLFDVSLDREVKATHQTVARVRQALTMGELCLHYQPKVNMRSGQVLGFEALLRWQHPLKGLVAPADFLPLVEQTDLIVDIGEWVIDQAMAQMQRWQQAGHVWPVSVNIAARHVQRSDFVERLKHLLARHPGVAPQMLDLEIVESVAIENIQRVSQCLDACQQLGVQFSLDDFGTGYSSLSYLKRLPTRTIKIDKSFVRDILHDHDDLALTRAVIGLARAFGRQVIAEGLETIEHGQLLMDLGCDVAQGYGIARPMSAEAVVDWVANYVQPPQWLVLAGH; this is encoded by the coding sequence ATGGACGACAATTACCGCACGGCCGTAGATGCGGCCGCGATCTTTTCCGAAACTGACTTGAGTGGTCGGATCACTTACGTCAACGAACAGTTCTGCAGCATCTCCGGCTATCGACGCGACGAGCTGCTGGGGGCCAATCACCGGATCCTCAATTCCGGTCTGCACGATCCGGCGTTTTTCGATGGCATGTGGCGTGCCCTGGTCGCCGGCAAGGCGTGGAAGGGCGAAATCTGCAACCGAGCCAAGGACGGTTCGCTGTACTGGGTCGACAGCACCATGGTGCCGTTGATCGATCCGGCCACTGGCCAGGTGCGCAAGTACGTGTCGATCCGCTTCGATGTGACCGAGAAGCGCCAGTTGCTGCATACCCTGCAGTGGCGGGTGGGCCATGACGTGCTGACCGGTCTGCCCAATCGCGCCTACCTGTCTGACCTGTTGAATCAGGCGCTGGAGTTCTCGCGGCGCGAAGACATTGCCTTGGCCGTGTGCATGCTCGATCTGGATGGCTTCAAGGCGGTCAATGACGGCTACGGCCATGCCAGTGGCGACCTGTTGTTGGTGGAAGTGGCCAATCGCCTGAAAGGCATCTTGCGTGGCGGCGACGCGGTGGCGCGGCTTTCGGGCGATGAGTTCGTGTTGATCTTGCGTCACGTACAGGACCCTGCGCAGCTGCAACTGGCACTGCAACGGGTACTCAAGGCGATTGCCGCGCCGTATTCGATCCGTGATCGCGAGGTCAGCGTCAGCGCCAGCATCGGGGTGACCCTGTTCCCCCTCGACAATGAAGATGCCGACACCCTGGTGCGTCATGCTGATCAGGCGCTGTACGTGGCCAAGCAGAGTGGACGCAATCGCTATCACCTGTTCGATGTGTCGCTGGACCGCGAGGTCAAGGCCACTCACCAGACGGTGGCACGGGTGCGTCAGGCGCTGACCATGGGCGAGCTGTGCCTGCATTACCAGCCCAAGGTCAATATGCGCAGTGGCCAGGTCCTCGGTTTCGAGGCTTTGCTGCGCTGGCAGCACCCGCTCAAGGGCTTGGTGGCACCGGCCGATTTCCTCCCGCTGGTGGAGCAGACCGACCTGATTGTCGACATCGGCGAGTGGGTCATCGACCAGGCCATGGCGCAGATGCAGCGCTGGCAGCAGGCCGGGCACGTATGGCCGGTGAGTGTGAACATTGCTGCCCGGCACGTTCAGCGCAGCGACTTTGTCGAGCGTCTCAAGCACCTGCTGGCGCGTCATCCGGGCGTGGCACCGCAGATGCTCGATCTGGAAATCGTCGAGTCGGTAGCGATCGAGAACATCCAGCGTGTCAGCCAGTGCCTGGACGCCTGCCAACAGCTGGGTGTGCAGTTCTCGCTGGATGATTTCGGCACCGGCTACTCGTCGTTGAGCTACCTCAAGCGCCTGCCGACCCGCACCATCAAGATCGACAAGTCCTTCGTGCGCGACATCCTCCATGACCATGACGATCTGGCGCTGACCCGGGCGGTGATCGGTCTGGCCAGGGCCTTTGGGCGCCAGGTGATTGCCGAGGGCCTGGAGACCATCGAGCACGGTCAGTTGCTGATGGACCTGGGGTGTGATGTCGCCCAGGGCTACGGCATTGCCCGGCCAATGTCGGCCGAGGCGGTCGTCGACTGGGTCGCCAATTACGTACAACCGCCACAGTGGCTGGTATTGGCAGGGCACTAA
- the kdpF gene encoding K(+)-transporting ATPase subunit F yields the protein MSILDGVSLLLAVVLMIYLMVALLRADRG from the coding sequence ATGAGCATTCTGGACGGGGTGTCACTGCTGCTGGCAGTGGTGTTGATGATCTACCTGATGGTCGCGCTGCTGCGCGCTGACCGGGGTTAG
- the kdpA gene encoding potassium-transporting ATPase subunit KdpA: MHSYDYALLLAFFALVLLPAPWLGRFYYKVMEGQRTWLTPVLGPVERGCYRLAGVDAGDEHNWRQYTLALLAFNLAGFVLVFAVLLLQGYLPLNPQRLPGQEWSLAFNTAVSFVTNTNWQAYSGEASVSYLSQMIGLTVQNFVSAATGLAVLVALCRGIARRSAHTLGNFWVDMTRATLYGLLPLCLLLALLLVWQGVPQTFGHYVQALTLQGADQTIPLGPAASQIAIKQLGTNGGGFFGVNSAHPFENPTAWSNLFEVASIILIPAALVFTFGHYVKDLRQSRAIIACMLALFLIGGGTALWSEYQANPSLNNPQVAQSAPLEGKENRFGTTASVLWTVTTTAASNGSVNNMHDSLNPISSMVALVNMMVGEVIFGGVGAGLYGMLLNVLIAVFLAGLMIGRTPEYLGKKLQAREVQLLVATLLVMPVGVLILSALAASLPGPAASVTNPGAHGFSQVLYAYTSASANNGSAFAGFGANTTFHNLMLGLGMLIGRFGYILPVLALAGSLALKKTAPLGENSFPTHGPLFATLLVVTILLIGGLTFLPALALGPITEHLSLGF, encoded by the coding sequence ATGCACAGTTACGATTATGCGTTGCTGCTGGCGTTCTTTGCGCTGGTGTTGCTCCCGGCGCCCTGGCTCGGGCGTTTCTATTACAAGGTGATGGAGGGCCAGCGCACCTGGCTGACGCCGGTGTTGGGGCCGGTGGAGCGTGGATGCTACCGGCTGGCCGGGGTCGATGCCGGAGACGAGCACAACTGGAGGCAGTACACCCTGGCCTTGCTGGCTTTCAACCTGGCCGGTTTCGTGCTGGTGTTTGCCGTGTTGCTGCTGCAAGGCTACCTGCCACTCAATCCGCAGCGCCTGCCGGGTCAGGAGTGGTCGCTGGCGTTCAATACGGCGGTGAGTTTTGTCACCAACACCAACTGGCAGGCCTACAGCGGCGAAGCGTCGGTCAGCTACCTGAGCCAGATGATCGGCTTGACGGTGCAGAACTTTGTCAGCGCCGCCACCGGCCTTGCCGTGCTGGTCGCGCTGTGCCGTGGCATTGCCCGGCGCTCTGCCCACACCCTGGGCAACTTCTGGGTCGACATGACCCGGGCCACGCTCTACGGCCTGCTGCCGCTGTGCCTGCTGCTGGCCTTGTTGCTGGTCTGGCAGGGCGTGCCGCAGACCTTCGGTCATTACGTCCAGGCCCTGACCCTGCAAGGGGCTGACCAGACCATCCCGCTGGGTCCTGCGGCCAGCCAGATCGCGATCAAGCAACTGGGCACCAATGGCGGCGGCTTCTTCGGCGTCAACTCGGCGCACCCGTTCGAGAACCCGACGGCCTGGAGCAACCTGTTCGAGGTGGCCTCGATCATTCTGATTCCGGCAGCCCTGGTGTTCACCTTCGGTCACTATGTCAAAGACCTGCGCCAAAGCCGCGCGATCATCGCCTGCATGCTCGCGCTGTTCCTGATCGGTGGCGGCACGGCACTGTGGTCGGAATACCAGGCCAACCCGAGCCTGAACAACCCGCAGGTTGCACAGAGCGCACCACTGGAAGGCAAGGAGAACCGCTTCGGCACCACCGCCAGTGTACTGTGGACGGTGACCACCACCGCCGCCTCCAACGGCTCGGTGAACAACATGCACGACAGCCTCAATCCCATCAGCAGCATGGTCGCGCTGGTCAACATGATGGTTGGCGAGGTGATCTTCGGCGGCGTCGGTGCCGGGCTCTATGGCATGTTGCTCAACGTGCTGATCGCGGTGTTCCTGGCTGGCCTGATGATCGGCCGCACCCCGGAATACCTGGGCAAGAAACTCCAGGCGCGGGAAGTGCAACTGCTGGTGGCGACCCTGCTGGTGATGCCGGTCGGCGTGCTGATTCTCAGCGCCCTGGCGGCCAGCCTGCCAGGCCCTGCAGCCTCGGTCACCAACCCCGGTGCCCACGGCTTCAGCCAGGTGCTCTACGCCTATACCTCGGCCAGCGCCAACAACGGTTCCGCCTTTGCCGGCTTCGGCGCCAACACCACCTTCCACAACCTGATGCTTGGCTTGGGCATGTTGATCGGCCGCTTCGGCTACATCCTGCCGGTGCTGGCCCTGGCCGGCAGTCTGGCGCTAAAGAAGACCGCGCCGCTGGGCGAGAACAGCTTCCCGACCCACGGTCCGTTGTTTGCCACCTTGCTGGTCGTCACCATTCTATTGATCGGTGGATTGACCTTCCTGCCGGCCCTGGCTCTGGGCCCGATCACCGAACACCTGAGCCTGGGTTTCTGA
- the kdpB gene encoding potassium-transporting ATPase subunit KdpB, producing the protein MNMPIPEVKAAPAPAARTSFAALWRPALLQAFVKLDPRQLKRSPVMLVVELTAVFTTLLCLVPDTAVPTAVAVQIALWLWFTVLFANFAEALAEGRGKARADSLKAGSQGLSARRRNASGSFELVPATSLRKDDVVKVMAGEMIPSDGEVLEGIAAVNEAAITGESAPVIRESGGDRSAVTGNTRLVSDWLLIRITSNPGESTLDRMIALVEGAKRQKTPNEIALDILLIGLTMIFLVVVVTLQPFAHFAGGSIPLVFLVALLVTLIPTTIGGLLSAIGIAGMDRLVRLNVIARSGRAVEAAGDVHVLMLDKTGTITFGNRRCSALHAAPGVTSKELGEGALLASLADDTAEGKSIVEYLRQLHDFDEPGADQLTPVAFSAETRLSGVDYQQRRFRKGAVDSVLAFVGLQRLEMPASLAREVDKIAQSGGTPLLVCVDKRLLGVIHLKDVVKPGIRERFAELRKLGIRTVMVTGDNPLTAAAIAAEAGVDDVLAEATPEKKLARIRQEQNDGRLVAMCGDGANDAPALAQADVGMAMNDGTQAAREAANMVDLDSDPTKLLDVVQVGKELLVTRGALTTFSIANDVAKYFAILPALFAAIYPQLGVLNLMRLTSPQSAILSAIVFNALIIVVLIPLALRGVRVQAASAAHLLRRNLLIYGVGGLIVPFAGIKLIDMLLTALHLV; encoded by the coding sequence ATGAATATGCCGATTCCTGAAGTGAAAGCGGCTCCGGCCCCGGCGGCACGGACTAGCTTTGCCGCACTATGGCGCCCGGCGCTGCTGCAGGCGTTCGTCAAGCTCGACCCACGTCAGCTCAAACGCTCACCGGTGATGCTGGTGGTCGAGCTGACCGCCGTTTTCACCACCTTGCTATGTCTGGTGCCCGACACTGCTGTGCCGACCGCGGTGGCAGTGCAGATTGCCCTGTGGCTGTGGTTCACCGTGTTGTTCGCCAACTTTGCCGAAGCGCTGGCCGAAGGCCGTGGTAAAGCTCGTGCCGACAGCCTCAAGGCCGGTAGCCAGGGCCTCAGCGCCCGGCGTCGCAACGCGTCGGGCAGTTTCGAGCTAGTGCCGGCGACCAGCCTGCGCAAGGACGATGTGGTCAAGGTCATGGCCGGGGAGATGATCCCCAGTGACGGCGAAGTGCTCGAAGGGATCGCCGCTGTCAACGAAGCGGCGATTACCGGTGAGTCTGCGCCGGTGATCCGTGAGTCTGGTGGTGATCGCTCGGCGGTGACCGGCAATACCCGGCTGGTCTCCGACTGGTTGCTGATCCGCATCACCAGCAACCCTGGCGAATCGACCCTGGACCGCATGATCGCCCTGGTCGAAGGCGCCAAGCGCCAGAAGACGCCCAACGAGATCGCCCTGGACATCCTGCTGATCGGCCTGACCATGATCTTCCTGGTGGTCGTGGTAACCCTGCAGCCGTTCGCGCACTTTGCCGGTGGCAGCATTCCGCTGGTGTTTCTGGTGGCGCTGCTGGTCACCCTGATTCCGACCACCATCGGCGGTCTGCTGTCGGCCATCGGTATCGCCGGCATGGACCGCCTGGTGCGCCTCAATGTGATTGCCCGTTCTGGCCGCGCGGTGGAAGCCGCCGGTGATGTGCATGTGCTGATGCTCGACAAGACCGGCACCATCACCTTCGGCAACCGTCGCTGCAGTGCCTTGCATGCTGCCCCTGGGGTGACTTCCAAAGAACTGGGCGAGGGCGCCTTGCTGGCTTCGTTGGCTGACGACACTGCCGAGGGCAAGTCGATTGTCGAGTACCTGCGTCAGCTGCACGACTTTGACGAACCGGGTGCTGACCAGCTGACACCCGTGGCTTTCAGTGCCGAGACGCGCCTGTCCGGCGTTGACTACCAGCAGCGTCGGTTCCGTAAGGGCGCAGTGGATTCAGTGTTGGCCTTCGTTGGTCTGCAGCGCCTGGAAATGCCGGCGTCGCTGGCCCGCGAAGTGGACAAGATCGCCCAGAGCGGCGGCACCCCCTTGCTGGTCTGTGTCGACAAGCGTCTGCTAGGTGTGATCCACCTCAAGGATGTGGTCAAACCGGGGATTCGCGAGCGCTTTGCCGAGCTGCGCAAGCTGGGCATCCGCACTGTGATGGTCACCGGCGACAACCCGCTGACGGCTGCTGCCATTGCCGCCGAAGCCGGGGTCGATGATGTGCTGGCCGAAGCCACGCCGGAGAAGAAGCTGGCGCGCATTCGCCAGGAACAGAACGACGGCCGCCTAGTCGCCATGTGCGGCGACGGCGCCAACGACGCCCCGGCACTGGCCCAGGCCGATGTCGGCATGGCCATGAACGACGGCACCCAGGCCGCCCGCGAGGCCGCCAACATGGTCGATCTGGACAGCGACCCGACCAAGCTGCTGGATGTGGTCCAGGTCGGCAAGGAACTGCTGGTGACCCGCGGCGCCTTGACCACCTTCTCGATTGCCAACGACGTGGCCAAGTACTTCGCCATTCTCCCGGCGCTGTTTGCGGCGATCTATCCGCAACTGGGTGTGCTCAACCTCATGCGGCTGACCAGCCCGCAGAGCGCGATTCTCTCGGCGATTGTTTTCAACGCACTGATCATCGTCGTGCTGATCCCTCTGGCCCTGCGCGGTGTGCGGGTGCAGGCCGCCAGTGCTGCCCACCTGCTGCGCCGCAATTTGCTGATCTACGGCGTGGGCGGGCTGATCGTGCCGTTCGCCGGGATCAAGCTGATCGACATGCTGCTCACCGCTTTGCATCTGGTCTGA
- the kdpC gene encoding potassium-transporting ATPase subunit KdpC, with translation MTTYLRPATSLILLMTLITGAVYPLVVTGVAQVAFPEQANGSLLRDDQGQVRGSLLIAQAFKGDAWFHARPSAADYATVASGASNLAPSNPALAQRIDDSAAQQYIEAQGPVPLDLLTTSGSGLDPHLSPAAVAYQLPRVAAARQLGTQALQALVEQSTLQPLIGPPVVNVLALNAALERLAPASN, from the coding sequence ATGACTACTTATCTACGTCCGGCCACAAGCCTGATCCTGCTGATGACCCTGATCACCGGTGCGGTGTACCCGCTGGTGGTCACCGGGGTGGCCCAGGTGGCTTTCCCCGAGCAGGCCAACGGCAGCCTGCTGCGCGATGACCAGGGCCAGGTGCGCGGCTCGCTGCTGATCGCCCAGGCGTTCAAGGGCGATGCCTGGTTCCACGCGCGGCCATCGGCGGCTGACTATGCCACCGTCGCCAGTGGTGCCAGCAACCTGGCGCCGAGCAACCCGGCGCTGGCCCAGCGCATCGACGACAGCGCCGCGCAGCAATATATCGAGGCGCAAGGGCCGGTGCCGCTGGACCTGCTGACCACCTCCGGCAGTGGCCTGGACCCGCATTTGTCGCCAGCCGCAGTGGCTTATCAGCTGCCGCGCGTAGCGGCAGCGCGGCAGCTTGGCACGCAGGCCTTGCAAGCCCTGGTCGAGCAGTCCACCCTGCAGCCATTGATCGGTCCGCCGGTGGTCAATGTACTGGCCTTGAACGCCGCCCTGGAGCGGCTGGCCCCGGCTTCGAATTAA
- a CDS encoding sensor histidine kinase gives MSDSNSERADALLAGLPREGRGRLKVFLGAAPGVGKTYAMLQAAHAQVRQGVQVLAAVVETHGRAETESLLAGLAQQPLVRSKYRGVQLEEMDLDGLLKAAPQLALVDELAHSNAPGSRHAKRWQDVQELLAAGIDVYTTVNVQHLESLNDQVRGITGVQVRETLPDWVLQEAFELVLIDLPPRELLERLREGKVYVPEQARAAIDAFFSQTNLTALRELAMQTAAAQVDADLAHGYRQLGQDAPSLRGRLLVGVDGDAQAERLVRHASRVAQRRHLPWSLVHVDNGKLRDETARQRLQAAQQLAERLGGEVVLLRAGEVAKTLIQHALERRANLVLVGQSRDRLRRRLFGAGVATRLLREAHGLEINVLDRDERPEPQSAAVKKVWVWRHYLLALVATVLAAGISWGVSGVLALPNISLVFLAAVLLVAVRSSLGPALACAAMSFLTYDFLFIPPNFSFSIQREEDVLTSLFFLLMAALTGNLAARQRRQLQALRETQEQTNQLLDLSRKLTAATDRQAVFNAAGQHLDGWNDLQVCLLERDVEGRLQVASAASVQFNDNERAAADWAWQHDQAAGLGSDTLPNGRWWWWPLSVEEQPLALLGVRPRQGQSLTAQRRRLLKALSQPLAQALARARLAEQLEAARLHGETEQLRSALLASVSHDLRTPLTAMRGSIDSLLALGEAIPQADRQELLEGTRNEAERLDRYIQNLLDMTRLGHGGLKLARDWVAPTDIVGSALNRLRVVLAPLQVSTEVPDGLPLLFVHAALIEQALVNVLENAARFSPVNGRLQLQVSADDEQLRFAVSDEGPGIPAADREKIFDMFYTAARGDRGGQGTGLGLAICQGMIGAHGGHILVGEGIDGHGTCITLCLPLPTPPEPESEAP, from the coding sequence GTGAGCGATAGCAACTCCGAACGCGCTGATGCGTTGTTGGCCGGGCTGCCGCGCGAAGGGCGCGGCAGGCTCAAGGTGTTTTTGGGCGCAGCGCCGGGGGTGGGCAAGACCTACGCCATGCTCCAGGCCGCCCATGCCCAGGTGCGCCAGGGTGTGCAGGTGCTGGCGGCGGTGGTCGAAACCCATGGCCGGGCTGAAACCGAATCCTTGCTCGCCGGGTTGGCGCAACAACCTCTGGTGCGCTCGAAGTATCGCGGTGTGCAGCTGGAAGAGATGGACCTCGATGGCCTGCTCAAGGCCGCGCCGCAACTGGCGCTGGTCGACGAACTGGCCCACAGCAACGCGCCCGGCAGTCGCCACGCCAAACGCTGGCAGGATGTGCAGGAACTGCTGGCTGCCGGTATCGATGTCTACACCACCGTCAACGTTCAGCACCTGGAAAGTCTCAACGACCAGGTGCGCGGCATCACCGGCGTGCAAGTGCGTGAAACCTTGCCGGACTGGGTGCTGCAGGAAGCCTTCGAACTGGTCCTGATAGACCTGCCGCCGCGCGAGCTGCTTGAGCGCCTGCGCGAAGGCAAGGTCTATGTGCCGGAGCAGGCGCGGGCGGCAATCGATGCCTTCTTCAGCCAGACCAACCTCACCGCTTTGCGCGAGCTGGCCATGCAGACGGCGGCGGCCCAGGTCGATGCCGACCTGGCGCACGGTTACCGTCAGCTCGGCCAGGATGCGCCCTCGTTGCGCGGGCGTTTGCTGGTCGGGGTGGATGGCGATGCCCAGGCCGAGCGTCTGGTGCGCCATGCCAGCCGGGTGGCTCAGCGTCGTCATCTGCCCTGGAGCCTGGTGCATGTCGATAACGGCAAGCTGCGTGACGAAACCGCCCGTCAGCGTTTGCAGGCAGCCCAGCAACTGGCCGAGCGCCTGGGTGGCGAAGTGGTGTTGCTGCGCGCCGGTGAAGTGGCGAAAACCCTGATCCAGCACGCCCTCGAACGTCGCGCCAACCTGGTGTTGGTCGGCCAGTCCCGGGATCGCTTGCGTCGGCGCTTGTTCGGTGCCGGCGTGGCCACGCGCTTGTTGCGTGAGGCCCATGGCCTGGAAATCAACGTGCTCGACCGCGACGAGCGCCCCGAACCGCAGAGTGCGGCGGTGAAAAAGGTCTGGGTCTGGCGCCACTACCTGTTGGCGCTGGTCGCCACCGTGCTCGCAGCGGGGATTTCCTGGGGCGTTTCCGGTGTTCTGGCCTTGCCCAACATCTCGCTGGTGTTTCTTGCCGCGGTGTTGCTGGTGGCCGTGCGCAGTAGTCTGGGCCCGGCGCTGGCTTGTGCGGCGATGTCGTTCCTGACCTATGACTTTCTATTCATTCCGCCGAACTTCTCCTTCAGCATCCAGCGTGAAGAAGATGTGCTGACCTCGCTGTTTTTTCTGTTGATGGCGGCGCTGACCGGCAACTTGGCTGCCCGCCAGCGTCGGCAGCTGCAGGCGCTGCGCGAGACGCAGGAACAGACCAATCAGTTGCTTGATCTGTCACGCAAACTGACCGCCGCCACTGACCGCCAGGCGGTATTCAATGCCGCCGGACAACATCTGGATGGCTGGAACGATTTGCAGGTGTGCCTGCTTGAGCGCGATGTGGAAGGGCGCTTGCAGGTTGCCAGTGCTGCCAGCGTGCAGTTCAACGACAACGAGCGGGCCGCAGCCGACTGGGCCTGGCAGCACGATCAGGCCGCAGGCCTGGGCAGTGATACCTTGCCCAATGGCCGTTGGTGGTGGTGGCCGTTGTCGGTGGAAGAACAACCGCTGGCTCTGCTTGGCGTGCGTCCGCGGCAGGGCCAGAGCCTCACCGCGCAGCGCCGGCGTCTGCTCAAGGCACTCAGTCAGCCGCTGGCCCAGGCGCTGGCCCGGGCGCGGCTGGCTGAGCAACTGGAAGCGGCGCGCCTGCATGGCGAAACCGAGCAACTGCGCAGTGCTTTGCTGGCGTCAGTGTCGCATGACCTGCGCACACCCTTGACTGCCATGCGCGGCAGTATCGACAGCCTTCTGGCCCTGGGCGAAGCGATCCCTCAGGCCGACCGCCAGGAGTTGCTTGAAGGCACGCGCAATGAAGCCGAACGCCTGGACCGTTATATCCAGAACCTGCTGGACATGACCCGCCTGGGTCATGGCGGCCTGAAACTGGCCCGTGACTGGGTGGCGCCCACCGATATCGTCGGCAGTGCACTCAACCGCCTAAGGGTGGTGCTGGCGCCGTTGCAGGTATCCACCGAGGTGCCGGACGGTTTGCCGTTGCTGTTTGTGCATGCCGCCTTGATCGAGCAGGCGTTGGTCAATGTACTGGAGAACGCCGCGCGCTTTTCGCCGGTCAACGGCCGCCTGCAGTTGCAGGTGTCGGCTGACGATGAACAGTTGCGCTTTGCGGTCAGCGATGAAGGCCCAGGTATTCCAGCGGCTGATCGCGAGAAGATCTTCGACATGTTCTACACCGCTGCCCGAGGTGATCGCGGCGGGCAGGGCACCGGCCTTGGCCTGGCCATCTGCCAAGGCATGATCGGGGCGCACGGCGGGCATATTCTGGTGGGTGAGGGTATCGATGGTCACGGCACCTGCATCACATTATGCTTGCCGCTTCCGACCCCGCCCGAGCCTGAAAGCGAAGCGCCATGA
- a CDS encoding response regulator gives MSQIATLLVIDDEPQIRKFLRISLSSQGYKVVEAASGAEGLTQAALARPDLVVLDLGLPDMDGQQVLRELREWSPVPVLVLSVRASEIQKVEALDNGANDYVTKPFGIQEFLARVRALLRQAPQAAATDVAPSFGPLTVDLAFRKVTLDGVEVALTRKEYALLAQLATHPGRVITQQQLLKDIWGPTHVDDTHYLRIVVAHVRQKLGDDPTAPRFIITEPGVGYRLVGPEQG, from the coding sequence ATGAGCCAGATTGCCACCCTTCTGGTCATCGATGATGAACCACAGATCCGCAAGTTCCTGCGCATCAGCCTCAGTTCCCAGGGCTATAAGGTAGTGGAGGCGGCCAGCGGTGCCGAGGGCCTGACCCAGGCCGCGCTGGCCCGCCCCGACCTGGTGGTGCTCGACCTTGGCCTGCCGGACATGGACGGTCAGCAGGTACTGCGCGAACTGCGCGAATGGAGCCCGGTGCCGGTGCTGGTGTTGTCAGTGCGTGCCAGTGAAATCCAGAAAGTCGAGGCCCTTGATAACGGCGCCAACGACTACGTGACCAAGCCGTTCGGCATCCAGGAGTTTCTGGCCCGGGTGCGCGCGTTGTTGCGTCAGGCGCCTCAGGCTGCGGCAACGGATGTCGCGCCAAGTTTCGGTCCCTTGACGGTTGACCTGGCCTTTCGCAAGGTCACCTTGGACGGTGTCGAGGTGGCCCTGACCCGCAAGGAATATGCGCTGTTGGCGCAGCTGGCCACGCATCCGGGACGGGTAATTACCCAGCAGCAACTGCTCAAGGACATCTGGGGGCCGACCCATGTCGACGACACCCATTACTTGCGCATTGTAGTCGCCCATGTACGGCAGAAGCTGGGTGATGACCCGACGGCGCCACGCTTCATTATTACCGAGCCTGGGGTCGGGTATCGGTTGGTGGGGCCGGAGCAGGGCTGA